One region of Lytechinus pictus isolate F3 Inbred chromosome 8, Lp3.0, whole genome shotgun sequence genomic DNA includes:
- the LOC129266222 gene encoding platelet-activating factor acetylhydrolase 2, cytoplasmic-like, whose translation MASRSQGRSPRRIPEGRGPYGVGCGDIMAGLSTSGVFFRLFYPMEKVPGGPPKKARPPWLPGTQYAKGYGAVVGKKLAGVTLKWLLSKVTLPVCWHGKLSDSKTKYPVIIFSHGLGGCRTTYTSICMDIASHGCIVAAVEHRDQSACASFIINNNNSNGTANEFDQQWITYHKAAYEEQELRTRQVNQRKEECIAVLDYLQDLDEGEHLENDLDPDMDLTVFQGRMDLSDVAVCGHSFGGATTIACLSRDDRFKCGVAFDAWMFPLAESHLNVKQPMLFINTEKFQWKANIKRMLSLVPDIHASSGPRRMVTVRGTVHQSQSDFSLVVPQFLAKLASSRGPLDPYMAMATNNDAAIRFLSNYLDLQFIDETDGLVSSNDDLILIGTNVNLKEDEEIEPRKENGERRGSLIRRSLRLKRRKSQPQKETQDRENERQEKTEEQRGD comes from the exons GGTGTTCTTCCGGCTGTTCTACCCGATGGAGAAGGTTCCAGGTGGCCCCCCTAAGAAAGCAAGGCCCCCTTGGCTCCCAGGCACCCAGTATGCCAAGGGTTATGGGGCAGTTGTGGGCAAGAAGCTTGCTGGGGTAACCCTCAAGTGGCTGCTAT CGAAAGTCACATTGCCTGTCTGTTGGCACGGTAAACTGAGTGATTCCAAGACCAAGTATCCAGTCATCATCTTCAGCCATGGACTTGGTGGCTGTAGGACAACATACACCAGTATATGTATGGATATTGCATCTCACGGATGTATTGTAGCAGCGGTGGAACACAG AGATCAATCTGCTTGTGCATCGTTCATCATCAATAACAACAATAGCAATGGAACGGCCAATGAGTTTGACCAGCAGTGGATTACATATCACAAAGCAGCGTATGAGGAGCAGGAGCTACGCACAAGAcag GTTAACCAGAGGAAGGAGGAATGTATAGCAGTACTAGACTACCTTCAGGATCTAGATGAAGGAGAACATTTAGAGAATGATCTTGATCCAGATATGGATCTTACTGTCTTTCAG ggtCGTATGGATTTAAGTGATGTAGCAGTGTGTGGTCATTCATTCGGTGGTGCTACAACCATTGCCTGCCTGAGTAGAGATGATAGATTCAA atGTGGGGTAGCATTCGATGCATGGATGTTTCCTCTGGCTGAAAGTCACCTCAATGTCAAACAGCCAATGTTGTTTATCAACACAGAGAAGTTTCAGTGGAAAGCCAACATCAAGCGCATGCTCTCGCTCGTGCCTGACATCCACGCCTCTTCGGGCCCACGCCGGATGGTTACCGTTCG TGGAACTGTCCACCAAAGCCAATCCGATTTCAGCCTCGTTGTGCCTCAATTCCTCGCTAAACTAGCCAGCTCTAGAGGACCTCTTGACCCTTACATGGCCATGGCAACCAACAATGATGCCGCCATCCGCTTCCTATCTAATTACCTTG ATCTTCAGTTTATTGATGAGACTGATGGTTTAGTGTCTTCCAATGATGATCTCATCTTGATCGGTACCAACGTCAATCTCAAAGAAGATGAGGAGATCGAGCCTAGGAAGGAGAATGGTGAGAGACGAG GTTCGCTGATAAGGAGAAGCTTGCGATTGAAGCGAAGGAAGTCCCAGCCCCAAAAGGAGACTCAGGATAGAGAGAACGAAAGACAGGAGAAGACAGAAGAACAGAGAGGAGATTAA